A window of Enoplosus armatus isolate fEnoArm2 chromosome 3, fEnoArm2.hap1, whole genome shotgun sequence contains these coding sequences:
- the frmd4ba gene encoding FERM domain-containing protein 4B isoform X4, producing MAVRIIRGMEDLVASGSQLAWSLAHQTLRRWYNRGLMPCRRLLEAWFRIGKCYQMTEGRLCQVHLLDGRKLELLVQPKLLSRELLDLVASHFNLKEKEYFGLCFIDDTGQNNWLQLDRKVLDHDFSKTSGPLELKFLVRFYIEKITFLKENPTVELFFLNAKSLVFNETIEVESENVFKLAAFALQEAKGDYISAETARSDLKQLPVLPTRVLKEHPSLNYCEDKVIVHYKKLKGLTRGQAIVQYLALVESLPTYGVHYYPVKDKQEIPWWLGVSYKGIGQYDLQDKLKPRKLFQWKQLENLYFREKKFAVEVNDPHRRTVTKRTFGQTGLVIHTWYASHSLIKTIWVMAISQHQFYLDRKQSKSKMTTTRSSGDIAMDLTEICAPRISKLSSIESKDQLIMASNGSLISAGSADSEVSEEQKKEKVAELKKKEKGLQDTLTKKLEELKKICMREAELTGRLPKEYPLATGEKVPQVRRRVGTAFKLDDLFPYDEDPHLRNLESRFALQQKIVEAAFKLSSEGDLCKTVKKKRKNNFLDAMRKLEEIEKEINAYRIKKGKLPTQRASLILADDVNPSDLSSLSDSLTLDDDDELTSQRQRSRSVQYSPRPHHAETLDIHYSKDRRGSSNEQHADSSHRDALSSHRSPFKPASRQPRDARSMPPTPLLTRNAYSSTQLRSEDAPQHFRQRSGSLESQSQFQTEAEPPVPTFTFSPARRSNSTEVLDDGSSYTSQSSVEYSVPGNHTHRRRARGRHRKDMYANTGSMPNLAQPDTRCYAYQPRARPTTTAYYVTGYPSYAEPEPYSNGVYMYDNEMEGHYNVNPSYHPTPTAYHSHDMPSHYGNDEIDSMSQNPYATLRPPRNRPAPRSNEQVSKNIQKALVSEHLRGWYQRNTAHKQAAYNYDYDRGSQQSLGYQTMPAPYSHNNRNTSYSVSSVSSSGNWHNHMSGGGGGMSEYDMPMHAPQSYSYSTAPYSHSAHSRSYIDVSQMDPHISNQMHTDLEPEDQIYWHEDSKPGTIV from the exons ATGGCCGTGCGCATCATACGTGGAATGGAAGACCTGGTGGCATCGGGCAGCCAGCTCGCCTGGAGCCTGGCACACCAGACCCTGAGGAGGTGGTACAATCGTGGGCTCATGCCATGCAGACGCTTACTAGAGGCCTGGTTCAGGATTGGAAAGTGCTATCAG ATGACCGAGGGCCGTCTGTGCCAGGTTCACCTCCTTGATGGCAGgaagctggagctgctggttcAG CCCAAGCTGTTGTCCCGTGAGCTGTTAGATTTGGTGGCCTCACATTTTAACCTGAAGGAGAAAGAATACTTCGGGTTGTGCTTCATAGATGACAC TGGCCAGAATAACTGGCTCCAGCTGGATCGTAAAGTCCTTGATCATGACTTCTCCAAGACTTCGGGGCCTCTGGAACTCAAGTTCCTTGTGAG GTTTTATATTGAGAAGATCACCTTCTTGAAAGAGAACCCAACAGTGGAGCTGTTCTTCCTGAATGCTAAATCTTTAGTGTTTAAT GAGACCATCGAAGTGgagagtgaaaatgttttcaagttAGCCGCATTCGCATTGCAG gAGGCCAAAGGAGATTATATCAG TGCTGAGACTGCCAGGTCAGACCTGAAGCAGCTCCCAGTTCTGCCCACCAGAGTATTAAAGGAGCACCCATCTCTCAATTACTG CGAGGACAAAGTGATTGTACATTACAAGAAACTGAAGGGACTGACCCGAGGACAAGCCATTGTGCA GTATCTGGCCCTGGTGGAGTCCCTGCCGACATATGGAGTCCATTATTACCCAGTGAAG GACAAGCAAGAAATACCGTGGTGGCTGGGAGTCAGCTACAAAGGCATTGGCCAGTACGATTTGCAGGATAAACTGAAACCGAGAAAG ttgttTCAGTGGAAGCAGTTGGAGAATTTGTATTTCCGAGAGAAGAAATTTGCTGTGGAAGTGAACGACCCACACAG AAGAACAGTGACCAAGCGAACTTTCGGACAGACTGGTCTGGTTATACACACGTGGTATGCCAGCCACTCTCTGATTAAAACCATCTGGGTGATGGCCATCAGTCAGCACCAGTTCTACCTGGACAGGAAGCAAAGCAAA TCAAAGATGACCACAACCAGGAGCTCAGGAGACATCGCCATGGACCTCACAGAGATCTGCGCCCCACGGATCAGTAAACTTTCCAGCATTGAGAGCAAAGACCAGCTTATCATGGCCAGCAACGGAAGCCTCATCTCAGCCG GTTCTGCTGACTCTGAAGTCAGTGAggaacagaagaaagagaaggttGCTgagttgaaaaagaaagaaaagggccTTCAAgacacactgacaaagaaacttgaggagctgaagaagatcTGCATGCGAGAAGCT GAGCTTACGGGCAGATTGCCTAAAGAGTATCCCTTGGCCACAGGTGAGAAGGTTCCTCAAGTACGACGCCGTGTTGGGACAGCCTTCAAGCTGGATGACCTTTTCCCCTATGATGAG GACCCACACCTGAGGAATCTGGAGAGCAGGTTCGCCTTGCAGCAGAAGATCGTGGAAGCAGCCTTCAAGTTATCCAGTGAGGGAGACCTCTGCAAGACggtgaagaaaaagaggaagaacaaCTTTCTTGATGCAAtgaggaagctggaggagatCGAGAAGGAGATCAACGCCTACAGGATCAAGAAAGGAAAGCTACCCACCCAGAGAGCCTCACTGATCTTAGCAG ATGATGTCAACCCCTCAGACCTCAGCTCTCTATCGGACAGCCTCACTCTGGATGATG ATGATGAGCTCACTTCCCAGAGGCAGCGGTCCAGATCGGTTCAGTATTCTCCAAGACCACACCATGCCGAAACTCTGGACATCCACTACAGCAAAGACAGACGGGGCTCGTCCAATGAGCAGCATGCGGACAGCAG TCACCGCGATGCCTTATCAAGCCACAGAAGCCCGTTTAAACCGGCTTCCAGACAGCCACGTGATGCCCGCAGCATGCCCCCTACCCCCCTCCTCACCCGCAACGCCTACAGCAGCACCCAGCTCAG ATCAGAAGATGCCCCACAACATTTCCGCCAGCGTAGCGGTAGTCTGGAGTCCCAGTCTCAGTTCCAGACGGAGGCAGAACCCCCTGTGCCAACGTTCACCTTCTCCCCAGCCCGACGCAGCAACAGCACTGAGGTCCTCGATGATGGCTCCTCCTATACAAGCCAGTCCAGCGTAGAGTACAGCGTCCCTGGTAACCACACCCACAGACGCAGAGCTCGCGGCCGCCACAGAAAGGACATGTACGCCAACACGGGCAGCATGCCCAACCTGGCTCAGCCAGACACCCGCTGTTACGCCTACCAGCCTCGGGCCAGACCCACCACGACAGCCTACTACGTGACAGGTTATCCCAGCTACGCAGAACCAGAGCCTTACTCCAATGGGGTCTACATGTACGACAACGAGATGGAGGGACACTATAACGTCAATCCTTCATACCACCCAACCCCGACAGCTTATCACAGCCACGATATGCCCAGTCACTACGGTAACGATGAGATCGATAGCATGTCACAGAACCCCTACGCCACGCTGCGGCCCCCCAGGAACCGTCCGGCGCCCCGCAGCAACGAGCAGGTCAGCAAGAACATCCAGAAGGCTCTGGTGTCCGAACACTTGAGAGGCTGGTACCAGCGcaacactgcacacaaacaggcagcGTACAACTACGACTACGACAGAGGCTCCCAGCAGAGCCTGGGCTATCAGACCATGCCTGCACCGTACagccacaacaacagaaacacctccTACTCAG tgtcctcagtgtcctccAGTGGAAACTGGCACAACCACatgagtggtggtggtggtggtatgTCGGAATATGACATGCCCATGCATGCGCCGCAGTCCTACTCTTACAGCACAGCCCCCTACAGCCACTCCGCCCACagcag
- the frmd4ba gene encoding FERM domain-containing protein 4B isoform X1: MAVRIIRGMEDLVASGSQLAWSLAHQTLRRWYNRGLMPCRRLLEAWFRIGKCYQMTEGRLCQVHLLDGRKLELLVQPKLLSRELLDLVASHFNLKEKEYFGLCFIDDTGQNNWLQLDRKVLDHDFSKTSGPLELKFLVRFYIEKITFLKENPTVELFFLNAKSLVFNETIEVESENVFKLAAFALQEAKGDYISAETARSDLKQLPVLPTRVLKEHPSLNYCEDKVIVHYKKLKGLTRGQAIVQYLALVESLPTYGVHYYPVKDKQEIPWWLGVSYKGIGQYDLQDKLKPRKLFQWKQLENLYFREKKFAVEVNDPHRRTVTKRTFGQTGLVIHTWYASHSLIKTIWVMAISQHQFYLDRKQSKSKMTTTRSSGDIAMDLTEICAPRISKLSSIESKDQLIMASNGSLISAGSADSEVSEEQKKEKVAELKKKEKGLQDTLTKKLEELKKICMREAELTGRLPKEYPLATGEKVPQVRRRVGTAFKLDDLFPYDEDPHLRNLESRFALQQKIVEAAFKLSSEGDLCKTVKKKRKNNFLDAMRKLEEIEKEINAYRIKKGKLPTQRASLILADDVNPSDLSSLSDSLTLDDDDELTSQRQRSRSVQYSPRPHHAETLDIHYSKDRRGSSNEQHADSRLNYDQIQESLHYSHRDALSSHRSPFKPASRQPRDARSMPPTPLLTRNAYSSTQLRSEDAPQHFRQRSGSLESQSQFQTEAEPPVPTFTFSPARRSNSTEVLDDGSSYTSQSSVEYSVPGNHTHRRRARGRHRKDMYANTGSMPNLAQPDTRCYAYQPRARPTTTAYYVTGYPSYAEPEPYSNGVYMYDNEMEGHYNVNPSYHPTPTAYHSHDMPSHYGNDEIDSMSQNPYATLRPPRNRPAPRSNEQVSKNIQKALVSEHLRGWYQRNTAHKQAAYNYDYDRGSQQSLGYQTMPAPYSHNNRNTSYSVSSVSSSGNWHNHMSGGGGGMSEYDMPMHAPQSYSYSTAPYSHSAHSRYGASQLFKGSWHSPDGQRRCALFPASSSSSASSSTSSLPSSSFPSSSSYSPGCRVRQVASSPAQPQSSRGHKLSKVSFVKDVPQSLSGGAVIGWRALQGL, encoded by the exons ATGGCCGTGCGCATCATACGTGGAATGGAAGACCTGGTGGCATCGGGCAGCCAGCTCGCCTGGAGCCTGGCACACCAGACCCTGAGGAGGTGGTACAATCGTGGGCTCATGCCATGCAGACGCTTACTAGAGGCCTGGTTCAGGATTGGAAAGTGCTATCAG ATGACCGAGGGCCGTCTGTGCCAGGTTCACCTCCTTGATGGCAGgaagctggagctgctggttcAG CCCAAGCTGTTGTCCCGTGAGCTGTTAGATTTGGTGGCCTCACATTTTAACCTGAAGGAGAAAGAATACTTCGGGTTGTGCTTCATAGATGACAC TGGCCAGAATAACTGGCTCCAGCTGGATCGTAAAGTCCTTGATCATGACTTCTCCAAGACTTCGGGGCCTCTGGAACTCAAGTTCCTTGTGAG GTTTTATATTGAGAAGATCACCTTCTTGAAAGAGAACCCAACAGTGGAGCTGTTCTTCCTGAATGCTAAATCTTTAGTGTTTAAT GAGACCATCGAAGTGgagagtgaaaatgttttcaagttAGCCGCATTCGCATTGCAG gAGGCCAAAGGAGATTATATCAG TGCTGAGACTGCCAGGTCAGACCTGAAGCAGCTCCCAGTTCTGCCCACCAGAGTATTAAAGGAGCACCCATCTCTCAATTACTG CGAGGACAAAGTGATTGTACATTACAAGAAACTGAAGGGACTGACCCGAGGACAAGCCATTGTGCA GTATCTGGCCCTGGTGGAGTCCCTGCCGACATATGGAGTCCATTATTACCCAGTGAAG GACAAGCAAGAAATACCGTGGTGGCTGGGAGTCAGCTACAAAGGCATTGGCCAGTACGATTTGCAGGATAAACTGAAACCGAGAAAG ttgttTCAGTGGAAGCAGTTGGAGAATTTGTATTTCCGAGAGAAGAAATTTGCTGTGGAAGTGAACGACCCACACAG AAGAACAGTGACCAAGCGAACTTTCGGACAGACTGGTCTGGTTATACACACGTGGTATGCCAGCCACTCTCTGATTAAAACCATCTGGGTGATGGCCATCAGTCAGCACCAGTTCTACCTGGACAGGAAGCAAAGCAAA TCAAAGATGACCACAACCAGGAGCTCAGGAGACATCGCCATGGACCTCACAGAGATCTGCGCCCCACGGATCAGTAAACTTTCCAGCATTGAGAGCAAAGACCAGCTTATCATGGCCAGCAACGGAAGCCTCATCTCAGCCG GTTCTGCTGACTCTGAAGTCAGTGAggaacagaagaaagagaaggttGCTgagttgaaaaagaaagaaaagggccTTCAAgacacactgacaaagaaacttgaggagctgaagaagatcTGCATGCGAGAAGCT GAGCTTACGGGCAGATTGCCTAAAGAGTATCCCTTGGCCACAGGTGAGAAGGTTCCTCAAGTACGACGCCGTGTTGGGACAGCCTTCAAGCTGGATGACCTTTTCCCCTATGATGAG GACCCACACCTGAGGAATCTGGAGAGCAGGTTCGCCTTGCAGCAGAAGATCGTGGAAGCAGCCTTCAAGTTATCCAGTGAGGGAGACCTCTGCAAGACggtgaagaaaaagaggaagaacaaCTTTCTTGATGCAAtgaggaagctggaggagatCGAGAAGGAGATCAACGCCTACAGGATCAAGAAAGGAAAGCTACCCACCCAGAGAGCCTCACTGATCTTAGCAG ATGATGTCAACCCCTCAGACCTCAGCTCTCTATCGGACAGCCTCACTCTGGATGATG ATGATGAGCTCACTTCCCAGAGGCAGCGGTCCAGATCGGTTCAGTATTCTCCAAGACCACACCATGCCGAAACTCTGGACATCCACTACAGCAAAGACAGACGGGGCTCGTCCAATGAGCAGCATGCGGACAGCAG ATTAAATTACGACCAAATCCAGGAATCACTCCACTACAGTCACCGCGATGCCTTATCAAGCCACAGAAGCCCGTTTAAACCGGCTTCCAGACAGCCACGTGATGCCCGCAGCATGCCCCCTACCCCCCTCCTCACCCGCAACGCCTACAGCAGCACCCAGCTCAG ATCAGAAGATGCCCCACAACATTTCCGCCAGCGTAGCGGTAGTCTGGAGTCCCAGTCTCAGTTCCAGACGGAGGCAGAACCCCCTGTGCCAACGTTCACCTTCTCCCCAGCCCGACGCAGCAACAGCACTGAGGTCCTCGATGATGGCTCCTCCTATACAAGCCAGTCCAGCGTAGAGTACAGCGTCCCTGGTAACCACACCCACAGACGCAGAGCTCGCGGCCGCCACAGAAAGGACATGTACGCCAACACGGGCAGCATGCCCAACCTGGCTCAGCCAGACACCCGCTGTTACGCCTACCAGCCTCGGGCCAGACCCACCACGACAGCCTACTACGTGACAGGTTATCCCAGCTACGCAGAACCAGAGCCTTACTCCAATGGGGTCTACATGTACGACAACGAGATGGAGGGACACTATAACGTCAATCCTTCATACCACCCAACCCCGACAGCTTATCACAGCCACGATATGCCCAGTCACTACGGTAACGATGAGATCGATAGCATGTCACAGAACCCCTACGCCACGCTGCGGCCCCCCAGGAACCGTCCGGCGCCCCGCAGCAACGAGCAGGTCAGCAAGAACATCCAGAAGGCTCTGGTGTCCGAACACTTGAGAGGCTGGTACCAGCGcaacactgcacacaaacaggcagcGTACAACTACGACTACGACAGAGGCTCCCAGCAGAGCCTGGGCTATCAGACCATGCCTGCACCGTACagccacaacaacagaaacacctccTACTCAG tgtcctcagtgtcctccAGTGGAAACTGGCACAACCACatgagtggtggtggtggtggtatgTCGGAATATGACATGCCCATGCATGCGCCGCAGTCCTACTCTTACAGCACAGCCCCCTACAGCCACTCCGCCCACagcag
- the frmd4ba gene encoding FERM domain-containing protein 4B isoform X3 has product MAVRIIRGMEDLVASGSQLAWSLAHQTLRRWYNRGLMPCRRLLEAWFRIGKCYQMTEGRLCQVHLLDGRKLELLVQPKLLSRELLDLVASHFNLKEKEYFGLCFIDDTGQNNWLQLDRKVLDHDFSKTSGPLELKFLVRFYIEKITFLKENPTVELFFLNAKSLVFNETIEVESENVFKLAAFALQEAKGDYISAETARSDLKQLPVLPTRVLKEHPSLNYCEDKVIVHYKKLKGLTRGQAIVQYLALVESLPTYGVHYYPVKDKQEIPWWLGVSYKGIGQYDLQDKLKPRKLFQWKQLENLYFREKKFAVEVNDPHRRTVTKRTFGQTGLVIHTWYASHSLIKTIWVMAISQHQFYLDRKQSKSKMTTTRSSGDIAMDLTEICAPRISKLSSIESKDQLIMASNGSLISAGSADSEVSEEQKKEKVAELKKKEKGLQDTLTKKLEELKKICMREAELTGRLPKEYPLATGEKVPQVRRRVGTAFKLDDLFPYDEDPHLRNLESRFALQQKIVEAAFKLSSEGDLCKTVKKKRKNNFLDAMRKLEEIEKEINAYRIKKGKLPTQRASLILADDVNPSDLSSLSDSLTLDDGKCPDDELTSQRQRSRSVQYSPRPHHAETLDIHYSKDRRGSSNEQHADSRLNYDQIQESLHYSHRDALSSHRSPFKPASRQPRDARSMPPTPLLTRNAYSSTQLRSEDAPQHFRQRSGSLESQSQFQTEAEPPVPTFTFSPARRSNSTEVLDDGSSYTSQSSVEYSVPGNHTHRRRARGRHRKDMYANTGSMPNLAQPDTRCYAYQPRARPTTTAYYVTGYPSYAEPEPYSNGVYMYDNEMEGHYNVNPSYHPTPTAYHSHDMPSHYGNDEIDSMSQNPYATLRPPRNRPAPRSNEQVSKNIQKALVSEHLRGWYQRNTAHKQAAYNYDYDRGSQQSLGYQTMPAPYSHNNRNTSYSVSSVSSSGNWHNHMSGGGGGMSEYDMPMHAPQSYSYSTAPYSHSAHSRPLLSYRYGASQLFKGSWHSPDGQRRCALFPASSSSSASSSTSSLPSSSFPSSSSYSPGCRVRQVASSPAQPQSSRGHKLSKVSFVKGSS; this is encoded by the exons ATGGCCGTGCGCATCATACGTGGAATGGAAGACCTGGTGGCATCGGGCAGCCAGCTCGCCTGGAGCCTGGCACACCAGACCCTGAGGAGGTGGTACAATCGTGGGCTCATGCCATGCAGACGCTTACTAGAGGCCTGGTTCAGGATTGGAAAGTGCTATCAG ATGACCGAGGGCCGTCTGTGCCAGGTTCACCTCCTTGATGGCAGgaagctggagctgctggttcAG CCCAAGCTGTTGTCCCGTGAGCTGTTAGATTTGGTGGCCTCACATTTTAACCTGAAGGAGAAAGAATACTTCGGGTTGTGCTTCATAGATGACAC TGGCCAGAATAACTGGCTCCAGCTGGATCGTAAAGTCCTTGATCATGACTTCTCCAAGACTTCGGGGCCTCTGGAACTCAAGTTCCTTGTGAG GTTTTATATTGAGAAGATCACCTTCTTGAAAGAGAACCCAACAGTGGAGCTGTTCTTCCTGAATGCTAAATCTTTAGTGTTTAAT GAGACCATCGAAGTGgagagtgaaaatgttttcaagttAGCCGCATTCGCATTGCAG gAGGCCAAAGGAGATTATATCAG TGCTGAGACTGCCAGGTCAGACCTGAAGCAGCTCCCAGTTCTGCCCACCAGAGTATTAAAGGAGCACCCATCTCTCAATTACTG CGAGGACAAAGTGATTGTACATTACAAGAAACTGAAGGGACTGACCCGAGGACAAGCCATTGTGCA GTATCTGGCCCTGGTGGAGTCCCTGCCGACATATGGAGTCCATTATTACCCAGTGAAG GACAAGCAAGAAATACCGTGGTGGCTGGGAGTCAGCTACAAAGGCATTGGCCAGTACGATTTGCAGGATAAACTGAAACCGAGAAAG ttgttTCAGTGGAAGCAGTTGGAGAATTTGTATTTCCGAGAGAAGAAATTTGCTGTGGAAGTGAACGACCCACACAG AAGAACAGTGACCAAGCGAACTTTCGGACAGACTGGTCTGGTTATACACACGTGGTATGCCAGCCACTCTCTGATTAAAACCATCTGGGTGATGGCCATCAGTCAGCACCAGTTCTACCTGGACAGGAAGCAAAGCAAA TCAAAGATGACCACAACCAGGAGCTCAGGAGACATCGCCATGGACCTCACAGAGATCTGCGCCCCACGGATCAGTAAACTTTCCAGCATTGAGAGCAAAGACCAGCTTATCATGGCCAGCAACGGAAGCCTCATCTCAGCCG GTTCTGCTGACTCTGAAGTCAGTGAggaacagaagaaagagaaggttGCTgagttgaaaaagaaagaaaagggccTTCAAgacacactgacaaagaaacttgaggagctgaagaagatcTGCATGCGAGAAGCT GAGCTTACGGGCAGATTGCCTAAAGAGTATCCCTTGGCCACAGGTGAGAAGGTTCCTCAAGTACGACGCCGTGTTGGGACAGCCTTCAAGCTGGATGACCTTTTCCCCTATGATGAG GACCCACACCTGAGGAATCTGGAGAGCAGGTTCGCCTTGCAGCAGAAGATCGTGGAAGCAGCCTTCAAGTTATCCAGTGAGGGAGACCTCTGCAAGACggtgaagaaaaagaggaagaacaaCTTTCTTGATGCAAtgaggaagctggaggagatCGAGAAGGAGATCAACGCCTACAGGATCAAGAAAGGAAAGCTACCCACCCAGAGAGCCTCACTGATCTTAGCAG ATGATGTCAACCCCTCAGACCTCAGCTCTCTATCGGACAGCCTCACTCTGGATGATGGTAAGTGCCCGG ATGATGAGCTCACTTCCCAGAGGCAGCGGTCCAGATCGGTTCAGTATTCTCCAAGACCACACCATGCCGAAACTCTGGACATCCACTACAGCAAAGACAGACGGGGCTCGTCCAATGAGCAGCATGCGGACAGCAG ATTAAATTACGACCAAATCCAGGAATCACTCCACTACAGTCACCGCGATGCCTTATCAAGCCACAGAAGCCCGTTTAAACCGGCTTCCAGACAGCCACGTGATGCCCGCAGCATGCCCCCTACCCCCCTCCTCACCCGCAACGCCTACAGCAGCACCCAGCTCAG ATCAGAAGATGCCCCACAACATTTCCGCCAGCGTAGCGGTAGTCTGGAGTCCCAGTCTCAGTTCCAGACGGAGGCAGAACCCCCTGTGCCAACGTTCACCTTCTCCCCAGCCCGACGCAGCAACAGCACTGAGGTCCTCGATGATGGCTCCTCCTATACAAGCCAGTCCAGCGTAGAGTACAGCGTCCCTGGTAACCACACCCACAGACGCAGAGCTCGCGGCCGCCACAGAAAGGACATGTACGCCAACACGGGCAGCATGCCCAACCTGGCTCAGCCAGACACCCGCTGTTACGCCTACCAGCCTCGGGCCAGACCCACCACGACAGCCTACTACGTGACAGGTTATCCCAGCTACGCAGAACCAGAGCCTTACTCCAATGGGGTCTACATGTACGACAACGAGATGGAGGGACACTATAACGTCAATCCTTCATACCACCCAACCCCGACAGCTTATCACAGCCACGATATGCCCAGTCACTACGGTAACGATGAGATCGATAGCATGTCACAGAACCCCTACGCCACGCTGCGGCCCCCCAGGAACCGTCCGGCGCCCCGCAGCAACGAGCAGGTCAGCAAGAACATCCAGAAGGCTCTGGTGTCCGAACACTTGAGAGGCTGGTACCAGCGcaacactgcacacaaacaggcagcGTACAACTACGACTACGACAGAGGCTCCCAGCAGAGCCTGGGCTATCAGACCATGCCTGCACCGTACagccacaacaacagaaacacctccTACTCAG tgtcctcagtgtcctccAGTGGAAACTGGCACAACCACatgagtggtggtggtggtggtatgTCGGAATATGACATGCCCATGCATGCGCCGCAGTCCTACTCTTACAGCACAGCCCCCTACAGCCACTCCGCCCACagca